The sequence GTGGTCATCTCATAGCGCCAGCGGCCGTGGGTCTTGAGGCGGTGATGTCGCCTGCAGGGCGGGGCGAGGTTGTCGGTCGACGTGGTTCCGCCGAGCTCGGGGTGTTCGTGGTCGTAGGGGGTGATGTGGTCGAGGTCGCATGAACGGGCGGTGCGTCCGCACCAGGGGAATGCGCAGGTGCGGTCGCGGGCGATGACGTGGTCGCGGATGCGCTGGGTGGGGACGTAGCCGGACGTCTCGAGGCGCTCGTGGAGGTCGAGGACGGGTTTGACGGTGACGGACACGTCGGGGCGTCCGCACCAGGCGCGGATCTGCTCTGCGGTGAGCACCCTGCCGCCGGCTTGTTCGACGAACCCGGTGAGGCACTGACCGGTCTCGTCGCGCACACCGGCAGCGGTGAGGGCGTCGACCGAGAGGTGGGCGTGCAGGACGGCCTGCGTGGTCGGGGGCCGGCATCCGGTGGTCGAGGAAGGCCGAGGGCCTGTCACGAGACCTCCGGACTCCTGGGACTCGTCTTCTTCGTCGTCGGGGAACCCGAACGCGAGCTGGTGGCGGGCGAGGTCGCCGAGGGCGGTGGCACGACGGCCGTCGATGGTGTCGGTGGACCCCAGGCGCGCGAGCCGCTCGGCGCCGGCGGTGACGGCTTCGGCAAGCCCGAGGGCGTCGGGGACTCGAGGTCTGCCTCGAGGTGGATGGTGCCGTCGAAGGACACCTGGTCGCATTCGAAGGTGACGTGGCGCCGGTCCTGGGCTTCCTCGTGCTCCTTCGCGACCGCGTCGGGCATGAACCGGACACGGGCGTGGTCGATCAACCGGCGGAGCTGGGAGGGGGTGAGGCGGTTGGCACACCACGCGGTCTGTTCGTCGACGAACGCCGCGGCCTGTTGGGTGAGGTCGACGGTCGTCTGGGCGATCATCCGTCCCCGCCAGGGGGTGATGTGGCCGGAGAGGATCCCGGCCCACAGGTTGGGCAGGCGGTAGGCCAGCTCGATGACGTCGGTGAGGTAGGACCCGACCGCGTCACAGGTCATGGCGAGCTTGGTGGCCATCTCGGGGATGCAGAACTCGTCGATGACCGGGGACCCCTCACCGGCGAGTGTCTTCGGCGACTGGAAGCACGCGCCGGCGAACTCCGGGTCCAACGCGGGGTGCAGGGCGACCCAGTGCGCTGCGAGCCGCATCGACTTGACCTCGGACGCGGACCGTTCGTCCTGCTCGGTCCGCAGCGCGGCCAGCACCTCGGCCGGGGTGTCCGGCAGGGTCTCGGTCGCGGATGTGGTGGTCGATGCCATGGGACAAGCCAAGCAGGGACCACCGACAACGAGACCCCGGAAATGGCCTGGTTCCAAGGTCTGGGGAGAACTACTTCCACAAGTCTTCCCGGCCCGGGCACCCAGGGTTTCGTGACGGGCCTCCGGCCTTCCTCAACCACCGGGCGCAGTCGGTGCGACGCCCCGCGACCAGTTGTCCCTAGACGTACGAGGCGTCGACGACACCGATCCCGACGGCCACCAGCACCGCAAGCAGTCCGAGGAACACCGCGCACTGACCCGACGGCGCTGCCACGTCGTCGGCTGACCTGGCCACCGAGACGCCAAGGGCTGCGCCGACGACTCCCAGGAGGACCGTTGGCACCGCCCGGACGAGGATCTCCAGCTGCGGGTCTGATGTCTGCTCGCTGTGGAGCAGGACGTAGAAGAGGCCGCTGGCGAGGACCCCGCCACCCATCAGGGCGACGAAGGACAGCACGAGACCGAGCAGTCCCCGCGTGCGGGCGCCACGGTCGACGTTGGTCTCGTGGCCTGTCTCGTGGATGCTGGTGTCGGCGACGCTGTGCTGAGTCATCTTCGGCTCCCCCTCCGGGACCGCGTCTGCGGTCCTGCGGCGGCGAGCGTAGCGGCCCCGACGACCAGTGCCACGGCCCACGAGGGGCGCGTCCTGACTACGCTGCACCCATGGCATCAAGCTCCAGCACCCTGGACCCAGACAACCTCAACGCGATCTTCAAGGCCTACGACGTCCGCGGCACCGTCCCGGACCAGCTCGACGAGGCCCTTGCCGAGGCGACGGGCGCAGCCTTCGTCGAGGTGATCGGTGCGCCGACGATCGTGGTCGGCCATGACATGCGGCCCAGCTCGCCGGGCCTGGCCAGCGCCTTCGCGGCCGGTGCGACCGCGGCCGGCGCCGACGTCGTCATGATCGGCCTCGCGTCGACCGACCAGCTCTACTTCGCCTCCGGTCACCTCGACCATGCGGGCGTGATGTTCACCGCGAGCCACAACCCGGCCCAGTACAACGGGATGAAGATGTGCCGCGCAGGTGCGCTGCCCATCGGCACCGACACGGGCCTGGCCGAGATCCGCGACGTCGTCATCCGTGGCGGGCACGAGCCGGCTGCCACCGCGGGGAGCATCAGCGAGCAGGACGTGCTCGAGGCCTACGCCGCTCACCTCCTCTCGCTCGCCCCGGTCGAGGGCCGCAAGCTCAAGGTCGTGGTCGATGCGGGCAACGGCATGGCCGGTCTCACCGCGCCGACGGTCTTCGACCTGATCGGCACCGAGCAGGCCGAGATGGTGCCGATGTACTTCGAGCTCGACGGCACCTTCCCCAACCACGAGGCCAACCCGATCGAGGCGGAGAACCTGCACGACCTCCAGGCCAAGGTCCTCGAGACCGGGGCCGACATCGGCCTGGCCTTCGACGGCGACGCCGACCGCTGCTTCCTCGTCGACGAGCGAGGGGAGGCGGTCTCGCCGTCGACCCTGACCGGGCTGATCGCGGCACGCGAGCTCGCCAAGGAGCCCGGCTCGACGATCATCCACAACCTGATCACGAGCCGGTCGGTGCCGGAGCTGGTCACCGAGCTGGGCGGCAAGCCGGTCCGGACCCGCGTCGGCCACTCCTACATCAAGGCGACGATGGCCGAGACCGGCGCGATCTTCGGCGGCGAGCACAGCGGACACTTCTACTTCCGCGACTTCTGGAAGGCCGACTCCGGGATGCTCGCCGCGCTCCACGCGATGGCGGCCCTGGCGGAGACCGACCAGCCCCTGAGCGGGCTGCTCGCCGAATACGAGCGCTATGTCACCAGCGGTGAGATCAACTCCACCGTCACCGACCAGGCGAGCATCGTCGACGAGCTCGAGGCGACGTACGCCGATGGCGACGGTGTGACCGTCGACCGGCTCGACGGACTCACGGTCAGTCACGACGACTGGTGGTTCAACGTCCGGCCCTCGAACACCGAACCCCTGCTGCGGCTCAACGCCGAAGGCAGTGACACCGCCACCATGGAGCGGGTCCGCGACGACGTACTAGCTGTCATCAGGAGGCAGTCATGAACATCCACCCCGAGCTGCTCGAGATCATCGTGTGCCCCGACTGTCACGGCGACCTCCGTCAGGAGGCCGAGGAGCTGGTCTGCACCGCGTGCGGCCTGGCCTACCCCGTCCGCGACGACATCCCGGTGCTGCTGGTCGACGAGGCCCGCAAGCCGGCCTGAGCGGGGACGGCGATGGCGACGTGGTTCGACGAATCCCGGCTCGACGACGAGTCGGCGCTGGCCGCCATCGACGCCCGGTTGCGCTCGCTGGCTGAGAGTGGCGCGCGGGTGCGGCGAGAGTCGCACGACGCTGCGACGGCGACCGCCGAGGCGATCGCCCGCGACCTGGCCATGTCCCAGCCGCGAGCGGTGATCGCGGCCGGACCCGACTCCCGACTGCTCCGCGCGGTGCTCGAGCCGCGCTGCCCGGTCCCGTTCGTCGCCTGGCCCGCCCCGGCGCTTCCCGGCTGGGCCGGCAGCCTCGACCTGGTCGTCATGCTGGCGCCCGGAGGCTCCGACCCGGGCTCGGCGTCCGCGGTCGCGGAGGCCGTACGCCGCGGAGCCCAGGTGGTCGTGGCCTGCCCGCCCGACTCCCTGGTCGCCGAGCACGCCGCTGGTCGCTACACGACGATCCTGCCGACCGTCACCGGCGACCAGCTCGCCACCGCCGTCGTGATGCTCGACTACCTCGCGCAGGTCAACCTGGGACCGCAGGCCGACGCCGACAGCGTCGCCACGGCGCTGGACGAGGTCGCGCAGGCCTGCTCTCCCCACCGTGACCTCGCGGTCAACCCCGCCAAGATGCTGGCGATCTCGCTGGCCGACGCGCTGCCCGTCGTGTGGGGCGGATCGGTCCTCGCGGCACGTGCTGCCCGTCGGGTCGCGGAGTCCTTCCGGCGCTCCAGCGGTCGGGGAGCAGTCGCCGGTGACGCCGAGCACCTGCTGCCGCTGATCGAGGCTGCCAAGGCGCGAGACGTCTTCCAGGACCCGTTCGCCGACGGCGGTGGCGATCTGCGTCCCCTGCTCCTGGTGCTCGACGACGGGACCGAGGATCCGGTCGTGCGCGAGCAGCGCGGACGCCTCCAGGCCGCCGCCGCGAGCCGGGGCGTGCGCACCGAGACGCTCACGACCCAGGCCCCGACGGAGGTGGCGCGCTATTCCTCGCTGGTGCTCCAAGGCACCTACGCGGCCGAATACCTCCGCGTGGGGCTCGTCGAGGACTGAGACCTCGATAGGGTGACCTGCGTGAACGACGCGAGAGAGCCCGCCTGATGGCCGCAGGACTGTTCGCCCTCCTCGACGACGTCGCCGCGATGGCCA comes from Nocardioides piscis and encodes:
- a CDS encoding DUF222 domain-containing protein, translating into MASTTTSATETLPDTPAEVLAALRTEQDERSASEVKSMRLAAHWVALHPALDPEFAGACFQSPKTLAGEGSPVIDEFCIPEMATKLAMTCDAVGSYLTDVIELAYRLPNLWAGILSGHITPWRGRMIAQTTVDLTQQAAAFVDEQTAWCANRLTPSQLRRLIDHARVRFMPDAVAKEHEEAQDRRHVTFECDQVSFDGTIHLEADLESPTPSGLPKPSPPAPSGSRAWGPPTPSTAVVPPPSATSPATSSRSGSPTTKKTSPRSPEVS
- a CDS encoding SIS domain-containing protein; amino-acid sequence: MATWFDESRLDDESALAAIDARLRSLAESGARVRRESHDAATATAEAIARDLAMSQPRAVIAAGPDSRLLRAVLEPRCPVPFVAWPAPALPGWAGSLDLVVMLAPGGSDPGSASAVAEAVRRGAQVVVACPPDSLVAEHAAGRYTTILPTVTGDQLATAVVMLDYLAQVNLGPQADADSVATALDEVAQACSPHRDLAVNPAKMLAISLADALPVVWGGSVLAARAARRVAESFRRSSGRGAVAGDAEHLLPLIEAAKARDVFQDPFADGGGDLRPLLLVLDDGTEDPVVREQRGRLQAAAASRGVRTETLTTQAPTEVARYSSLVLQGTYAAEYLRVGLVED
- a CDS encoding Trm112 family protein; protein product: MNIHPELLEIIVCPDCHGDLRQEAEELVCTACGLAYPVRDDIPVLLVDEARKPA
- a CDS encoding phosphomannomutase/phosphoglucomutase, giving the protein MASSSSTLDPDNLNAIFKAYDVRGTVPDQLDEALAEATGAAFVEVIGAPTIVVGHDMRPSSPGLASAFAAGATAAGADVVMIGLASTDQLYFASGHLDHAGVMFTASHNPAQYNGMKMCRAGALPIGTDTGLAEIRDVVIRGGHEPAATAGSISEQDVLEAYAAHLLSLAPVEGRKLKVVVDAGNGMAGLTAPTVFDLIGTEQAEMVPMYFELDGTFPNHEANPIEAENLHDLQAKVLETGADIGLAFDGDADRCFLVDERGEAVSPSTLTGLIAARELAKEPGSTIIHNLITSRSVPELVTELGGKPVRTRVGHSYIKATMAETGAIFGGEHSGHFYFRDFWKADSGMLAALHAMAALAETDQPLSGLLAEYERYVTSGEINSTVTDQASIVDELEATYADGDGVTVDRLDGLTVSHDDWWFNVRPSNTEPLLRLNAEGSDTATMERVRDDVLAVIRRQS